The Bacteroidota bacterium genome has a window encoding:
- a CDS encoding HAMP domain-containing histidine kinase, with the protein MNIYTQKQRWKLLLLVAALLIGAASLWYTNKLVNKLSEEEYKRIQLWAEATRRLADVTEMNTDINFLSSVISNNNSIPVIWADEEFKVISYRNLDSLKALDSTYLNRQALIMRTEHDPIEIRIGQNLKQYILYRDSDLLIRLRYYPYFQLGVIALFLFVSYLAFSSSRKAEQNQVWVGMAKETAHQLGTPLSSLLAWLEFLKIKGTSSEYTNEIEKDIQRLQTITDRFSKIGSAPSLKKENVRTVMQHSIDYIRTRSSDKVTFSLEAPAYDIQAPMNVPLFEWVVENILKNALDAMEGNGRILVMITDQQQFVYIDISDTGKGVPKSSYKTIFKPGFTTKNRGWGLGLSLSKRIIEEYHDGQIFVKSSEIGKGTTFRIVLKK; encoded by the coding sequence GTGAACATTTACACCCAAAAACAACGTTGGAAATTGCTGCTGTTGGTGGCCGCGCTACTCATCGGCGCCGCCTCGCTGTGGTATACCAACAAGTTGGTCAATAAACTGTCGGAAGAGGAATACAAGCGTATCCAGCTCTGGGCGGAGGCGACCCGTCGGCTCGCCGATGTGACGGAGATGAATACGGACATCAACTTCCTCTCCTCCGTTATCAGCAACAACAATTCGATCCCGGTCATCTGGGCCGACGAGGAGTTCAAGGTCATTTCATACCGGAATCTCGACTCACTCAAAGCACTCGACTCGACTTACCTCAACCGGCAAGCCCTGATCATGCGCACGGAGCATGATCCGATTGAGATCAGGATCGGCCAGAATCTGAAGCAATACATTTTGTACCGTGATTCGGATCTCCTGATCCGATTACGTTATTATCCTTACTTCCAGTTGGGTGTCATCGCGCTTTTCCTGTTCGTTTCGTACCTGGCTTTCTCCAGTTCCCGAAAGGCGGAACAAAACCAGGTGTGGGTCGGAATGGCGAAGGAGACCGCGCATCAGCTTGGTACACCGCTCTCGTCGCTGCTGGCGTGGCTGGAGTTCCTCAAGATAAAAGGGACTTCTTCGGAGTATACGAATGAAATAGAAAAGGACATTCAACGGCTGCAAACCATTACCGACCGCTTTTCGAAGATCGGCTCCGCTCCGAGTCTCAAGAAGGAAAATGTGCGCACGGTCATGCAGCACAGCATCGACTACATACGGACACGTTCGTCGGACAAGGTCACCTTCTCGCTCGAAGCGCCGGCCTACGACATCCAGGCGCCGATGAATGTTCCCTTGTTCGAGTGGGTGGTGGAGAATATTCTCAAGAATGCCCTGGACGCCATGGAGGGCAACGGACGAATCCTGGTGATGATCACCGACCAGCAACAGTTCGTCTACATCGACATTTCCGACACGGGCAAAGGTGTTCCCAAATCGAGCTACAAGACTATTTTCAAACCAGGGTTCACGACCAAGAACCGCGGTTGGGGGTTGGGCTTATCCCTGAGTAAGCGGATCATCGAGGAATACCACGACGGACAGATTTTCGTGAAGAGTTCGGAGATCGGAAAGGGAACGACTTTCCGGATCGTGCTGAAGAAGTGA
- the hemW gene encoding radical SAM family heme chaperone HemW, whose product MSGLYLHIPFCRQACHYCDFHFSTVQKSLPDLMGAMRQELRMRAAELPGPTIDTVYFGGGTPSLLPIGELEATFRVIRELFHVSETAEITLEANPDDLDPAALEAWRSLGINRLSVGIQSFHEADLRYMNRVHTAEEALSAVQRARAASFELLTIDLIYGTPGMDDEKWLENLEVLRGLGLDHFSAYSLTVEPRTALDKLIRQRVLHDTDEEQAARQFGLLLDWAEANGFEHYEISNFARPGRYSQHNTAYWFGAPYLGVGPSAHSFDGSIRSAVIRNNHEYIRSIQAGQLPLERESIAPASVFNEYLLTRLRTQWGVPFEDVRARFGSAALKQVMEQLEKVRETGWLESYAGGFRLSRQGKFFADTVAAGFFKDV is encoded by the coding sequence ATGTCCGGTCTCTATCTGCATATTCCCTTCTGCCGGCAGGCCTGCCATTATTGCGATTTCCATTTCAGTACGGTTCAGAAGTCTCTTCCCGACCTGATGGGCGCGATGCGACAGGAGTTGCGGATGCGTGCGGCCGAACTTCCAGGACCAACGATCGATACCGTTTATTTCGGCGGAGGTACGCCCTCCCTGCTTCCAATCGGTGAGCTCGAAGCGACGTTTCGCGTTATCCGGGAATTGTTCCATGTGTCCGAGACGGCGGAGATCACCCTGGAGGCCAACCCGGATGATCTTGATCCTGCTGCACTGGAAGCCTGGCGATCCTTGGGGATCAACCGGCTTTCGGTCGGGATACAGAGTTTTCACGAAGCCGATCTGCGCTACATGAACAGGGTCCACACGGCGGAGGAAGCCTTGTCAGCGGTTCAACGGGCACGCGCCGCGAGTTTTGAGTTGCTGACGATCGATCTCATCTACGGCACGCCAGGAATGGATGATGAAAAGTGGCTGGAGAACCTGGAAGTGTTGCGCGGACTCGGGCTGGATCATTTTTCCGCCTACTCGCTGACGGTAGAACCCCGCACGGCCCTTGACAAATTGATCCGGCAACGAGTACTGCACGATACGGATGAAGAGCAGGCGGCACGCCAGTTCGGACTACTACTGGATTGGGCGGAGGCCAACGGGTTCGAACACTACGAGATCTCCAACTTCGCTCGACCCGGAAGGTACTCGCAGCACAATACCGCGTATTGGTTCGGAGCGCCCTACCTGGGTGTCGGGCCATCCGCTCATTCCTTCGACGGCAGCATCCGTTCGGCCGTCATTCGTAACAATCATGAATATATCCGCAGCATTCAAGCCGGCCAACTGCCGCTTGAACGGGAGTCTATCGCTCCGGCCTCAGTATTCAACGAGTATCTCTTGACCCGTCTGCGTACGCAATGGGGAGTGCCCTTTGAAGATGTTCGGGCGCGATTCGGATCAGCCGCATTAAAGCAGGTAATGGAACAACTGGAGAAAGTGCGGGAAACAGGTTGGCTGGAGTCCTATGCCGGAGGTTTCCGTTTGTCCCGGCAAGGAAAATTCTTCGCCGATACGGTCGCAGCGGGCTTTTTCAAGGATGTGTAA
- a CDS encoding T9SS type A sorting domain-containing protein, translating to MHRLLILLLSALLHTGISEAQPVVSYCKRRPIDTTIPSSLVSRNLDLLHQECRFRVDPQVAAISGSVRSTFRTTAIVDAIEFDASDALVVDSVVYHGIRLPAIRPGDDLIRIELPATLANGSYDSIDVHYHGTPSSGGFGSFETAQHDGQPVLWTLSEPYGARDWWPCRQTLDDKIDSLDVIVTNPAGYRSASNGLLVLDTIIGNERVTHWQHRYPIATYLVAIAVTNYARFNLTVPLPGGDVPVINLCFPEDSVYAATGASVVIGQMQLFDSLFGAYPFRQEKYGQAQFGWGGGMEHQTMTFLGSWEKELIAHELAHQWFGDMITCGSWEDIWLNEGFATYLSGLCYEFLEPELWKPFREKLVANGTQLDEGSVFCDDTTSVSRIFSGALSYSKGAMVLHMLRQLIGDSAFFTGVRHYALDPTLQYSFSRTTTLIAHVESACQCDLDLFFNEWYAGSGFPRYTAYWENLEQNKVRVQLFQSGSAGDGLFFHNPIELGFSGAAQDTVVRILPQSSGAFYEFEPGFRVSDITIDPHVNTFTAGNRVYRKAVNAEDELVLFPNPTDREITIRCDRPSLFNRTVSVNLFSTDGRLVYSEKTAFTPTASCSIYLDDLPSGLYLVELTDDQGLRWTRKLGVTHP from the coding sequence TATCGGAGGCGCAACCGGTCGTGAGCTATTGCAAACGCCGACCGATCGATACCACTATTCCCTCCTCACTTGTCAGCCGCAACCTGGATCTTTTGCACCAGGAATGCAGATTCCGGGTCGACCCCCAGGTGGCCGCAATCAGCGGATCGGTCAGATCGACTTTTCGAACAACAGCGATCGTTGATGCGATCGAGTTCGATGCCTCGGATGCGCTTGTGGTCGATAGCGTAGTGTATCACGGTATCAGGCTTCCAGCAATTCGTCCCGGCGACGACCTGATTCGCATTGAACTTCCCGCAACACTGGCCAACGGCTCCTATGATTCGATCGACGTCCACTATCACGGCACCCCTTCCTCCGGCGGATTCGGTTCATTCGAGACGGCGCAACACGACGGGCAACCGGTGTTGTGGACCCTGTCGGAACCCTATGGCGCCCGCGACTGGTGGCCCTGCCGGCAGACCCTCGACGACAAGATCGACTCGCTCGATGTCATCGTCACCAACCCGGCCGGTTATCGCAGCGCGTCGAACGGCCTCCTGGTCCTCGATACGATCATCGGTAACGAACGCGTCACGCATTGGCAGCACCGCTATCCTATTGCCACGTACCTGGTGGCGATCGCCGTTACCAACTATGCGCGCTTCAACCTGACTGTTCCGCTGCCGGGTGGCGACGTTCCCGTGATTAACCTTTGCTTTCCCGAGGACAGCGTCTATGCCGCCACGGGCGCTTCCGTAGTGATCGGTCAGATGCAACTGTTCGATTCCTTGTTCGGCGCCTATCCCTTTCGGCAGGAAAAATACGGACAGGCGCAGTTCGGCTGGGGTGGCGGAATGGAACATCAAACCATGACATTCCTTGGCAGTTGGGAGAAAGAGCTGATCGCCCACGAACTTGCCCATCAGTGGTTCGGCGACATGATCACCTGCGGGAGTTGGGAAGATATCTGGCTCAATGAAGGCTTTGCCACGTACCTCAGCGGGCTCTGCTATGAATTCCTCGAACCCGAGCTGTGGAAACCGTTCCGGGAAAAACTGGTGGCAAACGGCACGCAGCTTGACGAAGGCAGTGTATTCTGCGATGACACCACTTCCGTCAGCAGGATCTTCAGTGGCGCACTGAGCTATTCCAAAGGCGCGATGGTACTCCACATGCTGCGGCAACTGATCGGAGATTCGGCTTTCTTCACCGGTGTCCGTCACTATGCGCTGGATCCGACCCTCCAATATTCCTTTAGCCGTACGACTACCTTGATCGCGCACGTCGAATCCGCCTGCCAATGCGACCTTGACCTGTTTTTTAATGAATGGTACGCAGGTAGCGGCTTCCCGCGTTACACCGCCTATTGGGAGAACCTGGAACAAAACAAGGTCCGGGTACAGTTGTTTCAATCCGGAAGCGCCGGTGATGGCCTATTCTTTCACAACCCCATCGAACTGGGGTTTTCAGGAGCAGCTCAGGATACCGTTGTACGCATACTACCACAAAGCTCTGGTGCGTTCTATGAATTCGAACCGGGATTCCGCGTAAGCGATATCACGATTGATCCACACGTGAATACCTTTACTGCCGGGAACAGGGTGTATCGGAAAGCTGTAAACGCTGAAGATGAACTCGTACTATTTCCCAATCCCACCGACCGGGAAATCACTATTCGCTGTGACCGCCCGAGCCTGTTCAACCGAACTGTATCGGTCAATCTGTTTAGTACGGATGGGCGATTGGTGTATTCCGAAAAAACAGCGTTCACCCCCACTGCATCCTGTTCGATATACTTAGATGATCTTCCTTCCGGCTTGTACCTCGTGGAGTTGACCGATGACCAGGGTCTGCGATGGACCCGGAAGTTGGGTGTTACACATCCTTGA